The following coding sequences are from one Streptomyces angustmyceticus window:
- a CDS encoding DUF2238 domain-containing protein: protein MTTSRKFPPMLAVAVFLALALSGLQPHDRTTWVMETCWVMVGLPLLVVVWRRFPLSPLLCCLLAVHALVLIVGGHYTYSEVPLGHWLQDALDLSRNPYDRIGHLMQGFAPAILVRELLVRTSPLRGSAWLAPLTVCACLAFSAFFEMIEWWSALAGGSAADAFLATQGDPWDTQWDMACALLGAIVSLLLLSRVHDRQLARYGTVVEEQRSTERQAV from the coding sequence ATGACCACTTCCCGTAAGTTCCCCCCGATGCTGGCCGTAGCGGTGTTCCTCGCGCTGGCGCTCTCGGGCCTGCAGCCCCACGACCGGACCACCTGGGTCATGGAGACCTGCTGGGTGATGGTCGGCCTGCCGCTGCTGGTCGTGGTGTGGCGGCGGTTTCCGCTCAGCCCGCTCCTATGCTGCCTGCTCGCCGTACACGCGCTGGTCCTGATCGTCGGCGGCCACTACACCTACTCCGAGGTCCCCTTGGGCCACTGGCTGCAGGACGCCCTGGACCTCTCGCGCAACCCCTACGACCGGATCGGGCACCTGATGCAGGGCTTTGCGCCCGCCATCCTGGTCCGCGAACTCCTGGTCCGCACCTCCCCGCTGCGCGGCAGCGCCTGGCTGGCCCCGCTGACGGTGTGCGCCTGCCTGGCCTTCAGCGCGTTCTTCGAGATGATCGAGTGGTGGAGCGCACTGGCCGGCGGGTCGGCGGCCGACGCGTTCCTCGCCACCCAGGGGGATCCGTGGGACACCCAGTGGGACATGGCCTGCGCGCTCCTCGGGGCGATCGTCTCGCTGCTGCTCCTCAGCCGCGTCCACGACCGTCAGCTCGCGCGCTACGGCACCGTCGTGGAGGAGCAGCGGAGCACGGAACGGCAGGCCGTCTGA
- the gntA gene encoding guanitoxin biosynthesis heme-dependent pre-guanitoxin N-hydroxylase GntA, whose protein sequence is MTVDASAATEVDAAADVGRFLLGDAFPCLAGRSAWRQGGITHRHYTWFGDDEAARLMAADLQTYVEAVDWAAKPFTSFVATFSGPLNVSEVEFETLLWQQLQAVHDYDSLTHPWAEGYDRDPASGAFAYSVAGHPFFVIGLHETHSRIGRRPPFPMLAFNSHAQFDRIKAAGLWDRLQEKIRKQDIELQGNINPNLVEYEQLSEARRYSGRRKPADWECPFSART, encoded by the coding sequence ATGACGGTTGACGCCTCCGCCGCCACCGAAGTTGACGCCGCCGCCGACGTCGGTCGCTTCCTGCTCGGCGATGCCTTCCCCTGCTTGGCCGGCCGTTCGGCATGGCGACAGGGTGGCATCACCCATCGCCATTACACGTGGTTCGGTGATGACGAGGCGGCCCGGCTGATGGCGGCCGATCTTCAGACGTACGTGGAGGCGGTGGACTGGGCCGCCAAGCCCTTCACCAGCTTCGTGGCCACCTTCTCGGGCCCGCTGAACGTCTCGGAGGTCGAGTTCGAGACGCTGCTGTGGCAGCAGCTGCAGGCCGTGCACGACTACGACAGCCTCACGCACCCCTGGGCCGAGGGCTACGACCGCGATCCGGCGTCCGGCGCCTTCGCGTACAGCGTCGCCGGGCACCCCTTCTTCGTGATCGGACTGCACGAGACACACAGCCGCATCGGCCGCCGTCCGCCCTTCCCGATGCTCGCCTTCAACTCCCACGCCCAGTTCGACCGAATAAAGGCCGCGGGCCTGTGGGACCGCCTGCAGGAGAAGATCCGCAAGCAGGACATCGAGCTGCAGGGCAACATCAACCCCAACCTCGTGGAGTACGAGCAGCTCTCCGAGGCCCGGCGCTACTCGGGCCGGCGCAAGCCGGCGGACTGGGAGTGCCCCTTCTCCGCCCGGACCTGA
- a CDS encoding DUF4232 domain-containing protein → MCTSSVGSVRSGQWISAVLATMTVADGSAASASRQCGRRGSFPLVRTTDDRAGRTPTAPDRLPSNRGDAVANAHGRGGRVYHSSDRYTYHQIGSTMSPSTSPRRARHLAAVVLAAACAVALCACDKNMADHARGPSPAASSDTGSGSASGGTGGNGRPTAAQSAASAAGSAGRCRAASMRMSLGRPDQGAGNIRYALVFTNSGKQSCTLRGYPGVSLLARDGQPVGRPAGREGGAGRAVTLAPGASAHAVLHTVNEGMKGSGCWKGADLVQAYPPGSKESMTTRGSGLRVCGNEFTVSTLSPAAG, encoded by the coding sequence CGCGGCGTCAGCGAGCCGACAGTGCGGACGGAGAGGCTCGTTCCCGCTCGTCCGCACCACCGACGACCGCGCCGGCCGCACGCCGACGGCGCCCGACCGGTTGCCGTCGAATCGCGGCGACGCCGTGGCGAACGCCCACGGACGGGGCGGACGGGTGTACCACAGCAGTGACCGGTACACGTACCACCAGATCGGGAGCACGATGTCGCCCTCCACCTCGCCCCGCCGCGCACGCCACCTCGCCGCCGTCGTGCTGGCGGCCGCCTGTGCCGTCGCGCTCTGCGCATGCGACAAGAACATGGCCGACCACGCGAGGGGCCCGTCGCCCGCGGCCTCGTCCGACACCGGCTCCGGCTCGGCCTCCGGCGGGACGGGCGGCAACGGCCGGCCCACCGCGGCGCAGAGTGCCGCCTCAGCGGCCGGCTCGGCCGGCCGCTGCCGGGCCGCGTCGATGCGGATGAGCCTGGGCCGGCCCGACCAGGGGGCCGGCAACATCCGCTATGCGCTGGTCTTCACCAACAGCGGCAAGCAGTCCTGCACCCTGCGGGGCTACCCGGGCGTCTCGCTCCTGGCCAGGGACGGCCAGCCGGTCGGAAGGCCGGCGGGCCGTGAGGGCGGCGCGGGCAGGGCCGTCACCCTCGCGCCAGGTGCCAGTGCCCACGCGGTGCTGCACACCGTCAACGAGGGGATGAAGGGCTCCGGCTGCTGGAAGGGCGCGGACCTGGTGCAGGCATACCCGCCGGGCTCCAAGGAGTCGATGACCACGCGTGGCTCCGGCCTGCGGGTGTGCGGCAACGAGTTCACGGTCAGCACGCTGTCACCCGCCGCCGGGTAG